One window of Acipenser ruthenus chromosome 45, fAciRut3.2 maternal haplotype, whole genome shotgun sequence genomic DNA carries:
- the LOC117401000 gene encoding aquaporin-4, translating to MTLKEELKSRRFWRAVLAETLGSLIFVMAALGSSLPSPGQGCSVPLVQPALAVGFTVVGLGHCFGEISGAQMNPAVTLAFLATRKLDILRTACYILGQCLGATLGAGILYLTLPLKSAAECYVNKVNSEGNAGQALGMEVLVTFQLVFTIFSVEDHRRREVGEPGNLAIGLSVSAGVLTAGRFSGGSMNPARSLGPAIITGIWEHHWVYWIGPMLGAVLAGLSHEFFFAASASRQKLIACLTCKDIEIMETASASRSSLSTVTQSAMRAKHTNKNDHN from the exons ATGACACTCAAGGAG GAGTTGAAGAGCCGCCGATTCTGGCGCGCAGTCCTGGCCGAGACCCTCGGCTCTCTGATCTTTGTGATGGCAGCGCTGGGCTCCTCGCTGCCCAGTCCAGGGCAGGGCTGCTCGGTTCCCCTGGTCCAGCCAGCTCTGGCGGTCGGGTTCACAGTGGTGGGGCTGGGTCACTGCTTCGGGGAGATCAGTGGAGCCCAGATGAACCCTGCAGTCACCCTGGCCTTCCTTGCCACCCGCAAACTAGACATTCTCCGAACAGCCTGCTACATCCTGGGCCAGTGTCTGGGAGCCACGCTGGGGGCTGGGATCCTGTACCTCACCCTGCCTCTGAAGTCTGCAGCAGAGTGCTATGTGAACAAG GTGAACTCAGAGGGCAATGCTGGCCAGGCTCTGGGGATGGAAGTCCTTGTCACCTTCCAGCTGGTCTTCACCATCTTCTCTGTGGAGGATCACAGGAGGAGGGAGGTGGGGGAGCCAGGGAACCTGGCCATCGGATTGTCAGTGAGCGCCGGCGTGCTCACGGCG GGTCGTTTCTCCGGAGGCAGCATGAATCCCGCTCGATCCCTGGGCCCTGCGATAATCACCGGGATCTGGGAGCATCACTGG gTGTACTGGATCGGTCCAATGCTGGGTGCAGTCCTGGCTGGACTCTCTCATGAGTTCTTCTTCGCAGCCAGCGCGTCTCGCCAGAAGCTGATCGCCTGCCTCACGTGTAAAGACATCGAGATCATGGAGACGGCTAGCGCGTCACGGTCCTCACTGTCCACCGTCACACAGTCCGCCATGCGGGCCAAACACACCAACAAGAATGACCACAACTGA